GCGGCCACATCATTTGGCGGGGCGACGACGCTCGCGTGGTTCTGGTCGATGCACCTGATTTACCTGGCTATTGCCGGGTGATTTGGAATCGACATATCGCTGAGATGAGTGAGTTATCGCGTATCGAACGAGAAATCTTGATGGCTTTAGTGGATGTGGTTGAGTTTGCTGTGCGGCGCGTGATGCGGCCTCAAAAAATAAACTTAGCCTCATTGGGTAATCAAGTTCCACATCTTCATTGGCATGTGATCCCTCGTTTTGCCGATGACCCCTATTTTCCTGATTCGATTTGGTCACCGCGGCATCGCGATACGACTCATGCCGTTCTCAAGTCGCGACGTGAGCTCGCTAAGGGGATTCCTGAGGCGATCCGTTTGGGGATTGCCGATTTGGCGTAACCATTAATCGTTAAATCAGTTGCCGTATTGACTCAATGTATGCGTGTGCGTCTAAAGCTTGGCCATTACGCTGAGATTCCCAAAGAGCACGCCCCAAGCATTCCATCATTTGATGATGGGCTTCATGCTCAGAATCTAATTTACGACTCAGTTGCTCGGCAACTAACTTGATTCCCGGAGGCTGATCAATTGAAATTTGCTCGCTGATGGATAAGTGCATGGATAAATGCAAGAAGGGATTAGTTTGTCCTTGTTCAGGGGTAAATTCCTGGACAAGCGCTTCATTGTTCGACAAAATAGCGTGATACTCGGGGTGGAGCTTGATCCATGAGCAGGCCATCATCTCAAGGGGTGTTAATACACCCCCAGTTAATTGTTTTTGCCAGGCATTGCAAAAGAATTGCCGAACCTCATCGCGACTTGGATTAAACAGCGCCACGTATTTTTCCTTGATTGGTTTTGTGTCGATAAGAGCATAAAGGCTCAACGATGCATTGTGCACAATCCGGATTGCGAGCCTTACACACATAGCGGCCATGCAAAATCAGCCAATGATGAGCATCGACCTGGTAGTCCTTGGGAATTCGTTTCATGAGTTTATTTTCAACTTGCAGGACATTTTTACCAGGGGCCAGACCTGTACGATTAGATACTCGAAAAATATGGGTATCTACTGCAATCGTTGCTTCCCCAAATGCTGTATTGAGGATGACATTGGCCGTTTTACGGCCAACACCAGGCAGTGCTTCTAGTTCGGATCGGTTTCTAGGCACTTGTCCGCCGTGGCGTTCAAGTAATATCCGGCAGGTCTCTTGCAAATGCTTTCCCTTCGTCCTGTAAAGACCGATATGTTGGATATAGGGACGCACTCCTTCTTCGCCAAGTGCGAGGATCGATGCGGGAGTATTCGCAACTGAAAATAAACGACGCGTCCCCTTGTTCACCGATACATCAGTAGCTTGTGCAGATAGTAAGACCGCAGTTAATAATTCAAATGGCGAGCTGTATTCCAGTTCGGTGGTTGGCTTGGGGTTATTTGCCTTCAGTTGCTCAAAAAAAGCAATGCGCTGCTCAGGGTTCATGATGCTTATGAGCCTGATTGTTTTACACGTGCAATCGCCGCAGCAATAATTGCGCGTTTACGCTCGATTTCTTCACGTTGTGCTTGGCTTGTTGCTTGACTCTGATCCAATGCGGCTAATTTGGCTTTGGCTTTAGTAGCCAATCGCTCCTCTTGGTCGCGCTCTTCGCGTTCGAATCGATTTAAATGGGATTCATAGCGAGCTCTTGCTAGATCTGCTTGAGCGGGCGACCAAGCATTCCAACCAGTTTGATCTCCTGTCACATTTAGCATGTGAATGCAATCCACTGGACAGGGGGCAACGCATAGGTCACAGCCAGTGCACCACTCAGGAAGCACGGTGTGCATTTGCTTGGATGCGCCAACGATGGCATCGACGGGGCATGCCTGAATACACAGCGTGCAGCCAATGCAGGCTTTTGGATCGATCCAAGCAACTGGACGTGGCCGTTCAACTCCGCACTCTGGGTTAATGGTGCGAGTCTCACCATCTAACGGGTAATTCAGGATTTGGCTAAGACGAATAATTCCTTCTAAACCACCTGGGGGGCAGCGATTGGGTTTTTCGCCCTCAGCAAGGGCCTCTGCATATCCGCGACAATCTGGATAACCGCATTTCGTACACTGCGTTTGAGGAAGCGTGTCTTCGAGTAGGTCGGCAAGCGTAATTGAAGGCATGGACTTTCAATCCGATGCAATTTAATTCGCGTCTTGATTGCTTGGATTGGATCGGTGGTGGGCCCGAATAAATTGCTGGATACGGGGATAAACTTTATTGCGCCAGCGACTTCCAGAGAAAATACCGTAATGTCCGGCACCACTCACTTCGTAATGTTCTTTCCTCGATTCCTCGATGCCTTTACATAATTTGTGGGCTGCTCGCGTTTGACCGCTGCCGGAGATATCATCCATTTCACCCTCGATTGTCAGCAAGGCTGACTGCAAAATATCCTGTGGTTTAACGAGCTCGTTGCCAACCATCCAATTCCCATTTGGCAAGGCGTAATCTTTGAAGACAGTACGAATGGTATCTAGGTAATAGTGAGCATCCATATCCAGTACTGCGTTGTATTCGTCATAAAAACGGATATGGGCTTTTGCATCCTGCTCGTCACCACGAACTAAGTTTTGAAAATAATCCCAATGCGATTGAAAATGATTGCTTGGGTTCATGGCAATAAAACCCATGTGCTGCAAGAAGCCAGGGTAGACGCGTCGTCCAGCACCAAGATGAGGCGGCGGTACGTTGTAGATCGTATTTGCTTCAAACCATTCAATTGATTTACTCATCGCCAGCGAGTTCACTGCGGTCGGTGATTTGCGAGCATCAATTGGGCCGCCCATCATAACTAAGGAGCGTGGTGTACTTTCACCACGTGAAGCCATTAATGAGATGGCGCCGAGAACCGGAACAGTTGGTTGGCACACAGAAATCACATGAAGATTTTCAGCACCAATATGACGAACGAAATCTTCAACGTAATGGACGTAATTATCTAAACCAAATACGCCTTGGTCGTTTGGAACCATCCGCGCATCAATCCAATCGGTGATGTAAACCTTGTGATCTTGCAACATCGTGCGAACGGTATCGCGCAATAAGGTGGAGTGATGGCCGGAGAGAGGAGCAACAATTAAAACAACCGGGTCTTGCTTCATTTTGGAGATGACTTCAACATCATCCGAAAAACGCTTAAAACGAACTAGATTACAAAATGGTTTCGCAATGGTAGTTAATTCTTGGACGACTACCTCTTTGCCATGGGCATTGACACTACGAATTCCAAATTCAGGTTTCTTATAGTCTTTGCCAAGACGGTGGAGTAGTTCATAACTCGCTGCCAGACGCTCCGCACCTGGCACCAGGGAGAGTGGGTTAGCTGGATTAACAAAAGTCTCAGCGGTTGTTTTTGCCCACTCCGTTAGGGGTTGCAATAATGCTTTTTGGAAATCGTAGATTTGATAAAGCATTGAATACTCTCCAGAACCAACAAAGAACCCTATTTTGACATGAGAACCCGGGCAATGGCCTGAGCAACCCGATCTATATTTTTACTATTCAAGGCAGCAACGCAAATACGTCCAGTGGATAAGGCGTAGATGGCATCCTGCTCTTGGAGTTTTGCGACTTGATCAGCAGTCAATCCCGAGTAGGAGAACATCCCCCGTTGTGCTTCAATAAATGAAAAATCGTGCGATATTCCAGCTGCCGCCAGTTTTTCTTTCAGGCCGTGGCGCATCGATTTAATCCGATCGCGCATCTGGGCTAATTCATCCTCCCACATTTGACGCAGTTTAGGTGAGTTGAGCACCGTTGCCACAATCGCAGCACCATGGGTTGGGGGATTTGAGTAATTGGTTCGAATGACGCGTTTGAGCTGAGAGAGGACTCGGGCAGACTCTTCCTTATTTTGAGTCACGATGGACAAAGCCCCAACGCGTTCACCATATAAGGAGAATGATTTGGAGAAAGAGCTCGATACAAAAAAGGACATTCCTGAATCCGCAAACATGCGTACAGCGGCCCCATCTTCTTCAATGCCATCGGCGAAGCCTTGGTAGGCAATATCTAAAAATGGAATTAACTGTTTTTGTTGGCAAATTGAAATAATCGTTTTCCATTGATCCTTCGTGAGATCGGCACCCGTTGGATTGTGGCAACAGGCATGCAAGATGACTAAAGTTTTTGCTGGAAAAGACTCCAAGGATTTCACCATGCCATCAAAGTCAACGCCGCGTGTTTTGGGGTCAAAGTAGGTGTAATCCAAAACCGGGTATCCCGCAGCCTCAAAAATGCCACGATGGTTTTCCCAGCTCGGCGAGCTAATTGCTGCTTGTGAATTCGGCTCAAGGCGTTTTACAAAATCTCCACCGACGCGCAGGGCACCAGTACCACCAAGGCACTCTGCGGTGACCACTCGGCCGGCTTGAATTAAGGCCGAATCTTTACCAAATAGTAAGTTTTGGACGGCTGAGTTATAGGGGTTCGGTCCTTCAATCGGAATGTAGGCGCGCGGTGCTTCTTTGGCAACCACTTCTTTCTCGGCTTCGAGAACAGCCCGCAAGAGTGGGACTTTGCCCTCGTCGGTGTAGTAAACCCCCACCCCTAAATTCACTTTGCCTGGTCTTTGGTCGGCGGTATAGGCCTCGGTTAGGCCAAAAATTGGATCTTTGGGGGCAAGCTGGACGGAAGAAAACAAGTTCATGTTGGAAATATTAATTAGTTGTTGTAAATCAGGCTCTTAGAAGCAGTTGGTGGAATTGGAATAAAAACGGCAAAATTGAAGATTATTTGTAAATCGCTAGGTGATTAGTCCTTAGCCATAAATGATAGCCGAGATGCCAAAGCTCACCCCAAAATCAAGCAGCAAAAAAAAGAAGTCAGAAGCCATGGCTCTTACCGATCCAGCGGGGGTTGTTGAGGCTCTTCCTCTGAAGATGGAAGAACCAGTAACTCTCGATGAATCGAAGTTTGTTCGTTTCCCAAATTCACCCTATCAGCTCTATCAGCCGTTTCCTCCGGCGGGAGATCAACCGGCAGCAATTGATCAGTTGTGCGAAGGACTAGAAGATGGATTGCTCTTTCAAACTTTATTAGGAGTTACCGGTTCAGGCAAAACGTTCACGATGGCGAATGTGATTGCGAGGATGGGGCGCCCTGCGATTATTTTTGCCCCAAACAAAACACTCGCTGCGCAGTTGTACTCCGAGTTTAGGGAATTCTTTCCTCGCAATGCCGTCGAATATTTTGTGAGTTATTACGACTACTATCAGCCCGAAGCCTACGTTCCTCAGCGCGACTTATTTATCGAAAAGGATTCGTCGATTAATGAGCATATTGAGCAGATGCGCTTATCTGCTACGAAAAGTTTATTGGAACGCCGAGATGTGGTGATTGTGGCAACGGTGTCGGCTATTTATGGTATTGGCAACCCTGGCGATTACCACAGCATGGTATTGACCTTAAGGCCTGGCGACAAATTAAGTCAACGGGATATTGTGACGCGACTCATTTCTATGCAGTATGAGCGCAATGAAATGGACTTTCAGCGAGGTATTTTTCGGGTCCGCGGTGACACAATCGATATTTTCCCGGCCGAGCACAATGAGTTGGCAATCCGCGTCGAATTATTTGATGATCAGGTTGAATCACTTCATTTCTTTGATCCATTAACCGGAAAGATTAAGCAGAAATTACCGCGTTTTACGGTCTACCCGAGTTCGCATTATGTGACGCCGCGAGAGACTGTTTTAAAGGCCATTGAAACCATTAAAGCAGAGTTACGGGAACGCTTAGATGAGTTTGTCAAAGGCAATAAATTGGTGGAGGCTCAGCGTTTAGAGCAGCGCACCCGATTTGATCTTGAAATGCTCTCTGAACTCGGATTTTGCAAAGGTATTGAAAACTATTCGCGGCATTTGTCGGGGGCAAAGCCGGGTGAGGCGCCACCCACCTTAGTCGATTACCTTCCCGAGGACGCACTCATGTTCTTAGATGAGAGCCATGTTTTGATTGGGCAACTCAATGGGATGTACAACGGCGACCGTTCACGCAAGCATACTTTGGTGGAGTATGGCTTTCGCTTACCATCGGCAATGGATAACCGGCCTTTGAAGTTTCCGGAGTTTGAGACCAAGATGCGCCAAGCAATTTTTGTCTCAGCAACCCCAGCCGATTATGAAAACCAAAAAACAGGTCAGGTCGTTGAGCAGGTCGTTCGGCCGACTGGATTAGTCGACCCAGCAATTGAGGTCCTTCCCGCCAGCTCTCAGGTGGATGATTTACTGGGTCAAATCCATGAGCGCGTTAAAGCGGGTGAGCGTGTACTGGTTACCGTGCTTACTAAGCGAATGGCCGAGCAACTGACCGAGTATTTGGCTGATAACGGCGTCAAAGTACGTTACGTTCACTCGGATATTGATACGGTCGAGCGCGTTGAAATTATTCGGGATCTACGTTTGGGCGTTTTTGATGTCTTGGTTGGCATCAACTTATTGCGAGAAGGTCTTGATATCCCCGAGGTATCGCTTGTCGCCATTTTGGATGCGGACAAAGAGGGATTTTTACGAGCCGAACGAAGTTTGATTCAGACCATTGGGCGGGCAGCTCGTAATGTTCATGGCAAAGCAATTTTGTATGCCGACAAAATGACCGAGTCCATGAAAAAAGCAATGGGAGAAACTGAGCGCCGCAGAAATAAGCAAATTGCGTTTAACTTGAAGCACGGCATTCAACCCAAAGGGGTTCAGAAGCGGATTAAAGACATCATTGATGGCGTCTACGATGTTCAGGAAAAGCGCGTGGAGTTGCAAATTGCGCAGCGCAAGGCGCAGTACGAGATGATGAGTGAGCGGGAGTTGGCCAATGAGATCAGCCGCCTCGAAAAGCAAATGATGGCTGAGGCCAAAAATCTTGAGTTTGAGAAAGCTGCTACGACGCGCGATCAGATTGCTAAAATCAAAGAGTTGGCATTTGGCGCGCTTGCTAAAGATTCCATATAAATCAAGCGCTTATCCTTTTTTATCCCCACATTATCTCTATGGCTTATTCCTGATAAAAATACTCAGGAATATGTTATACTTGACCAGAATTGTCAGGTATTACCCCTCTGGCAATGGCTGTCCATATCAACCCACAACCAAGGTGATTTATGAGACTTACTACTAAAGGTCGTTTTGCTGTAACTGCAATGATAGATTTGGCCCTGCGTGAAGCGCATGGTCCTGTAACTTTAGCTGGAATTAGCCAGCGTCAGAAGATTTCTCTTTCGTATCTAGAGCAACTCTTTGGAAAATTGCGTCGCTTTAATATTGTGGAGAGCACGCGAGGCCCTGGCGGTGGTTATACCTTAGCCCGTAAAGCTGAAGAGGTGAGCGTGGCCGACATTATTGTGGCCGTGGATGAGCCTCTAGACGCTACTCAGTGTGGTGGCAAAGGAAACTGCCACAGCGAGGAAGATACCCATAGTCGCTGTATGACCCATGACTTATGGACTAATTTGAATGCCAAGATGGTTGAGTACTTAGACTCGGTCACCTTGCGCGATTTGGTGAAACAGCAAGAGAGTCGCGGCGTCGTGATTGCAGATATGCGCGAGAAAAAAGTGCGCGTTGAGCCTGCAAAACTGAAAAAGACAGCGGTTGCTGCGGTAACTAAAAAAGAAGAGGCTCCCAAACGGCCTCTCATCAACTCAGTATTTAATTTAGCAAGACAAGGTTAAGTATGAACGCTCCACTAAAGGCTGCCTTACAGCCCGTTTCCATCTATAGCCCTAAGCATTTCCCGGTCTATATGGATTACTCGGCCACGACGCCGATTGATCAGCGCGTGGTTGACAAAATGCTGCCTTATTTGCGGGAGCAATTTGGTAATGCAGCCTCTCGCAGCCATGCATTTGGGTGGGCGGCCGAAGAGGCAGTAGAGGAGGCGCGGGTTGAGGTTGCCAAATTAGTACACGCCGATCCTCGCGAAATCGTATGGACAAGTGGTGCGACCGAGAGCATTAACTTGGCGCTTAAAGGTGCAGCCCATTTTTATAAAGAGAAGGGTAAGCACATCATTACGGTGAAGACCGAGCACAAGGCAACACTCGATACCTGCCGCGAGCTTGAGCGTGAAGGATATGACCTTACTTATCTTGATGTGATGGAAAACGGCCTGATTGATTTTGCGCAGTTTGAAGCTGCCATTCGTCCCGATACCATTTTGGCATCGGTGATGTATGTCAATAACGAAATTGGCGTGATTCAAGATATTCCACGACTTGGCGAATTGTGCCGCTCGCGTGGCGTCATATTTCATGTGGATGCTGCGCAAGCAACGGGCAAAGTTGAAATTGATCTGGAGAAGATCAAAGTCGATCTCATGAGTTTCTCGGCACACAAGACCTATGGTCCCAAAGGGATTGGCGCATTGTTTGTGCGCCGCAAACCCCGGGTGCGGATCGAAGCCCAAATCCATGGCGGTGGTCACGAGCGCGGAATGCGTTCGGGAACCTTGCCTGTTCATCAGATTGTTGGCATGGGCGAGGCGTTTAAGATCGCTCGAATCGAGATGGCCGAAGAAGCCGCGCGGATTCGTAAATTACGTGATCGCTTGCTAGCTGGTCTAAAAGACATTGAAGAGGTTTATGTGAATGGCGACATGGACCAACGCGTTGCCCATAACCTCAATATCAGCTTTAACTACGTTGAAGGCGAGTCCATGTTGATGGCATTAAAAGATATCGCCATCTCTTCGGGATCGGCTTGTACCTCGGCCTCCTTAGAGCCCTCGTATGTATTACGTGCTTTGGGGCGCAATGATGAGCTTGCCCATAGCTCGATTCGCTTTACGATTGGCCGCTTTACCACCGAAGAAGAGGTGGATTTCACGATTGCTTTAGTTAAAGACAAGATTGCGAAATTGCGGGAACTTTCTCCCTTATGGGAAATGTACAAAGATGGCATTGATCTCAATACGATTCAATGGGCCGCCCATTAATAGGATTTGATGTTCTAGACAAGGTAAATTGAAATGGCATATAGCGATAAAGTAATTGATCATTATGAAAACCCCCGTAACGTTGGTTCCTTTGCCAAGGGCGATGAGCAGGTGGGCACAGGAATGGTTGGTGCGCCGGCATGTGGCGACGTGATGAAATTGCAAATTCGCGTCAATGATCATGGCGTTATTGAAGATGCGAAATTCAAGACCTATGGCTGCGGTTCTGCGATTGCATCCTCCTCATTGGTGACTGAATGGGTGAAGGGGAAAACCCTTGATCAAGCCTTAGAGATTAAGAACTCGCAAATTGCGCAAGAGTTGTCGTTACCGCCTGTAAAAATTCATTGTTCCATCTTGGCTGAAGATGCCATTAAGGCGGCAGTGAAAGATTACAAAGACAAGCATCCTGTTAAATAAAACTGCCATGTCCATCACCCTGACTGAAAAAGCCGCTAATCACGTCAACCGCAGTTTGCAAAAGCGCGGTAAGGGCTGTGGTTTGCGCCTGGGTGTTCGTACTACGGGCTGCTCAGGTCTTGCCTACCAATTGGAGTATGTTGATGAAGCTGCTCCAGAAGACCAAGTATTTGAATCTCACGGTATTAAGATTTTTGTTGACCCAAAGAGCCTGACCTATATCGATGGAACTGAGCTTGATTTTGTCCGCGAAGGCTTAAATGAAGGATTTAAGTTTCAAAATCCCAATGTGAAAGATGAGTGTGGTTGTGGCGAATCTTTCCGCGTCTGACAACTACTTCACTTTTTTTGGCCTTACCCCCCGTTTCATGCTTGATACGTCGGTATTGGATCGCGCGTATTTAGCGA
This genomic window from Polynucleobacter sp. MWH-UH24A contains:
- a CDS encoding HIT family protein, producing the protein MSDCILCKEDGGHIIWRGDDARVVLVDAPDLPGYCRVIWNRHIAEMSELSRIEREILMALVDVVEFAVRRVMRPQKINLASLGNQVPHLHWHVIPRFADDPYFPDSIWSPRHRDTTHAVLKSRRELAKGIPEAIRLGIADLA
- a CDS encoding DUF1841 family protein, with amino-acid sequence MFNPSRDEVRQFFCNAWQKQLTGGVLTPLEMMACSWIKLHPEYHAILSNNEALVQEFTPEQGQTNPFLHLSMHLSISEQISIDQPPGIKLVAEQLSRKLDSEHEAHHQMMECLGRALWESQRNGQALDAHAYIESIRQLI
- the nth gene encoding endonuclease III; translation: MNPEQRIAFFEQLKANNPKPTTELEYSSPFELLTAVLLSAQATDVSVNKGTRRLFSVANTPASILALGEEGVRPYIQHIGLYRTKGKHLQETCRILLERHGGQVPRNRSELEALPGVGRKTANVILNTAFGEATIAVDTHIFRVSNRTGLAPGKNVLQVENKLMKRIPKDYQVDAHHWLILHGRYVCKARNPDCAQCIVEPLCSYRHKTNQGKIRGAV
- the rsxB gene encoding electron transport complex subunit RsxB yields the protein MPSITLADLLEDTLPQTQCTKCGYPDCRGYAEALAEGEKPNRCPPGGLEGIIRLSQILNYPLDGETRTINPECGVERPRPVAWIDPKACIGCTLCIQACPVDAIVGASKQMHTVLPEWCTGCDLCVAPCPVDCIHMLNVTGDQTGWNAWSPAQADLARARYESHLNRFEREERDQEERLATKAKAKLAALDQSQATSQAQREEIERKRAIIAAAIARVKQSGS
- a CDS encoding polyhydroxyalkanoate depolymerase, which encodes MLYQIYDFQKALLQPLTEWAKTTAETFVNPANPLSLVPGAERLAASYELLHRLGKDYKKPEFGIRSVNAHGKEVVVQELTTIAKPFCNLVRFKRFSDDVEVISKMKQDPVVLIVAPLSGHHSTLLRDTVRTMLQDHKVYITDWIDARMVPNDQGVFGLDNYVHYVEDFVRHIGAENLHVISVCQPTVPVLGAISLMASRGESTPRSLVMMGGPIDARKSPTAVNSLAMSKSIEWFEANTIYNVPPPHLGAGRRVYPGFLQHMGFIAMNPSNHFQSHWDYFQNLVRGDEQDAKAHIRFYDEYNAVLDMDAHYYLDTIRTVFKDYALPNGNWMVGNELVKPQDILQSALLTIEGEMDDISGSGQTRAAHKLCKGIEESRKEHYEVSGAGHYGIFSGSRWRNKVYPRIQQFIRAHHRSNPSNQDAN
- a CDS encoding amino acid aminotransferase, encoding MNLFSSVQLAPKDPIFGLTEAYTADQRPGKVNLGVGVYYTDEGKVPLLRAVLEAEKEVVAKEAPRAYIPIEGPNPYNSAVQNLLFGKDSALIQAGRVVTAECLGGTGALRVGGDFVKRLEPNSQAAISSPSWENHRGIFEAAGYPVLDYTYFDPKTRGVDFDGMVKSLESFPAKTLVILHACCHNPTGADLTKDQWKTIISICQQKQLIPFLDIAYQGFADGIEEDGAAVRMFADSGMSFFVSSSFSKSFSLYGERVGALSIVTQNKEESARVLSQLKRVIRTNYSNPPTHGAAIVATVLNSPKLRQMWEDELAQMRDRIKSMRHGLKEKLAAAGISHDFSFIEAQRGMFSYSGLTADQVAKLQEQDAIYALSTGRICVAALNSKNIDRVAQAIARVLMSK
- the uvrB gene encoding excinuclease ABC subunit UvrB; translated protein: MEEPVTLDESKFVRFPNSPYQLYQPFPPAGDQPAAIDQLCEGLEDGLLFQTLLGVTGSGKTFTMANVIARMGRPAIIFAPNKTLAAQLYSEFREFFPRNAVEYFVSYYDYYQPEAYVPQRDLFIEKDSSINEHIEQMRLSATKSLLERRDVVIVATVSAIYGIGNPGDYHSMVLTLRPGDKLSQRDIVTRLISMQYERNEMDFQRGIFRVRGDTIDIFPAEHNELAIRVELFDDQVESLHFFDPLTGKIKQKLPRFTVYPSSHYVTPRETVLKAIETIKAELRERLDEFVKGNKLVEAQRLEQRTRFDLEMLSELGFCKGIENYSRHLSGAKPGEAPPTLVDYLPEDALMFLDESHVLIGQLNGMYNGDRSRKHTLVEYGFRLPSAMDNRPLKFPEFETKMRQAIFVSATPADYENQKTGQVVEQVVRPTGLVDPAIEVLPASSQVDDLLGQIHERVKAGERVLVTVLTKRMAEQLTEYLADNGVKVRYVHSDIDTVERVEIIRDLRLGVFDVLVGINLLREGLDIPEVSLVAILDADKEGFLRAERSLIQTIGRAARNVHGKAILYADKMTESMKKAMGETERRRNKQIAFNLKHGIQPKGVQKRIKDIIDGVYDVQEKRVELQIAQRKAQYEMMSERELANEISRLEKQMMAEAKNLEFEKAATTRDQIAKIKELAFGALAKDSI
- the iscR gene encoding Fe-S cluster assembly transcriptional regulator IscR, whose translation is MRLTTKGRFAVTAMIDLALREAHGPVTLAGISQRQKISLSYLEQLFGKLRRFNIVESTRGPGGGYTLARKAEEVSVADIIVAVDEPLDATQCGGKGNCHSEEDTHSRCMTHDLWTNLNAKMVEYLDSVTLRDLVKQQESRGVVIADMREKKVRVEPAKLKKTAVAAVTKKEEAPKRPLINSVFNLARQG
- a CDS encoding IscS subfamily cysteine desulfurase, producing MNAPLKAALQPVSIYSPKHFPVYMDYSATTPIDQRVVDKMLPYLREQFGNAASRSHAFGWAAEEAVEEARVEVAKLVHADPREIVWTSGATESINLALKGAAHFYKEKGKHIITVKTEHKATLDTCRELEREGYDLTYLDVMENGLIDFAQFEAAIRPDTILASVMYVNNEIGVIQDIPRLGELCRSRGVIFHVDAAQATGKVEIDLEKIKVDLMSFSAHKTYGPKGIGALFVRRKPRVRIEAQIHGGGHERGMRSGTLPVHQIVGMGEAFKIARIEMAEEAARIRKLRDRLLAGLKDIEEVYVNGDMDQRVAHNLNISFNYVEGESMLMALKDIAISSGSACTSASLEPSYVLRALGRNDELAHSSIRFTIGRFTTEEEVDFTIALVKDKIAKLRELSPLWEMYKDGIDLNTIQWAAH
- the iscU gene encoding Fe-S cluster assembly scaffold IscU, producing the protein MAYSDKVIDHYENPRNVGSFAKGDEQVGTGMVGAPACGDVMKLQIRVNDHGVIEDAKFKTYGCGSAIASSSLVTEWVKGKTLDQALEIKNSQIAQELSLPPVKIHCSILAEDAIKAAVKDYKDKHPVK
- the iscA gene encoding iron-sulfur cluster assembly protein IscA, which codes for MSITLTEKAANHVNRSLQKRGKGCGLRLGVRTTGCSGLAYQLEYVDEAAPEDQVFESHGIKIFVDPKSLTYIDGTELDFVREGLNEGFKFQNPNVKDECGCGESFRV